The following coding sequences are from one Aliarcobacter skirrowii CCUG 10374 window:
- a CDS encoding complex I subunit 4 family protein, which yields MSADILSFIIFLPAVVAIGLMITTKDVNTIRNIAFLTTTVILALVLKIYIEFEPSAGMQFVTNVSWIETYGINYYIGLDGFSLTILMMIAILIPTSYLLLWEGKTKGYWINMLLVQTGVTGALLSLDLILFYFFWEIMLLPVFLMIGQYGFGDKVFTTIKVTVYTMAGSLLMLVGILYLGVAYFNEFGVWSFAYDNLMMVTELDRSTRVWLFLAFLAAFAIKVPLFPLHTWIMETYKNAPTGAVFLLSSIMAKLGVYAIVRFLIPIFPDIYVEYATWFVILGLFGLVYFGVAALMQDDIKRMFAYSSASHLSFIAAGIFSLNSYGINGALYLVIAHAIATGALFLLVGLMQEQTGFKTIKDLGGIAKKAPIFTFIFAIMLFANVGLPGTNGFVSELLIIFGVFNFNPYLGAVAALSVIIGASYMLWMFQRAILQDRPEGSAELKMRDLKIKEIVGLIPWVILVFIMGVYPEIFIDKFEPTVTHYLQDILQIGATK from the coding sequence ATGAGTGCAGATATTCTTTCATTTATTATATTTTTACCAGCTGTTGTAGCAATTGGATTAATGATTACTACAAAAGATGTAAATACAATTAGAAATATAGCATTTTTAACAACAACTGTTATTTTAGCACTTGTATTAAAAATCTATATAGAGTTTGAGCCAAGTGCTGGTATGCAGTTTGTTACAAATGTATCTTGGATAGAAACTTATGGTATTAATTACTATATTGGATTAGATGGTTTCTCTTTAACAATTCTTATGATGATTGCAATTTTAATTCCAACATCATATCTTCTTTTATGGGAAGGTAAAACTAAAGGTTATTGGATAAATATGCTTTTAGTTCAAACAGGAGTTACAGGAGCTTTATTATCACTTGATTTAATACTATTTTATTTCTTCTGGGAAATTATGCTTCTACCAGTATTTTTAATGATTGGTCAATATGGATTTGGAGATAAAGTATTTACAACAATTAAAGTAACAGTTTATACAATGGCTGGATCACTTTTAATGCTTGTAGGTATTTTATATCTTGGAGTTGCTTACTTTAATGAGTTTGGAGTTTGGTCATTTGCTTATGATAATTTAATGATGGTAACAGAGCTTGATAGATCAACTAGAGTTTGGTTATTTTTGGCATTCCTAGCAGCATTTGCTATTAAAGTTCCACTTTTTCCACTACACACTTGGATTATGGAGACATATAAAAATGCTCCAACAGGTGCTGTTTTTTTACTATCATCAATAATGGCAAAACTAGGAGTTTATGCAATTGTTAGATTCTTAATTCCAATTTTCCCAGATATTTATGTTGAATATGCTACTTGGTTTGTAATTCTTGGTCTATTTGGTTTAGTATATTTTGGAGTTGCAGCTCTTATGCAAGACGATATTAAAAGAATGTTTGCATACTCTTCAGCTTCTCACTTAAGTTTTATTGCTGCTGGTATATTTTCACTAAATAGTTATGGTATTAATGGAGCACTATATTTAGTAATTGCTCACGCAATTGCAACTGGAGCACTATTTTTACTTGTTGGTTTAATGCAAGAGCAAACTGGATTTAAAACAATTAAAGATTTAGGTGGAATTGCAAAAAAAGCACCAATATTTACATTTATTTTTGCAATTATGCTTTTTGCAAATGTTGGATTACCTGGAACAAATGGATTTGTATCTGAACTTTTAATTATTTTTGGAGTATTTAATTTTAATCCTTATTTAGGAGCAGTTGCAGCACTATCTGTAATTATTGGAGCTTCATATATGTTGTGGATGTTTCAAAGAGCAATATTGCAAGATAGACCTGAAGGTTCAGCAGAACTTAAAATGAGAGATTTAAAAATAAAAGAGATTGTTGGATTAATTCCATGGGTTATTTTAGTGTTTATAATGGGTGTTTATCCAGAGATTTTTATTGATAAATTTGAACCAACAGTTACTCACTATTTACAAGATATTTTACAAATTGGAGCAACAAAATGA
- the nuoL gene encoding NADH-quinone oxidoreductase subunit L — protein sequence MSTNLLIWIILAPLIGAILNGGLYFYSIKKQKVSELYFAAIGTVTPFIAFIITLCLFLNMVSENIVYNQYLFTWLNIGYLNIDMALLGDNLSIFMSMFVTFVGWLIHIYAVGYMRGDEGFGKFFAYFNLFLASMLILVLADNPIILFIGWEGVGVCSYLLIKFYYGSKENVEAANKAFIVNRVGDFGFLLGVAALFFALGEVDLSFSSIEENLTNVSNGWLIVIGILLFVGAMGKSAQIPLYTWLPDAMAGPTPISALIHAATMVTAGVYMVARFHFLYSGIEEIGIFIAYIGAFSALLAAVIATRQTDIKKILAYSTMSQLGYMFIAVGLGFYASGLFHVFTHAFFKAMLFMGAGGVIIALHHEQNIFNIAKHRAKLPIISATFLIGVIAISGIPPFSGFFSKDTILAAAFQEGQYLIYGLALFTAFLTAFYMFRLYFIVFVAPNKSGHKDYVYTSRTITFPLVVLAIGAVGAGFLNFPAVFGGTHLVDTWLSSLNSKAITLSHSTEYILMALSVIVAASGIFIAYKKYANYDLDKPELETGFIGRKLYVDELYDLLFVKSTKALSRFIDKVVDDKIIDAFIMKSSTNFVEIGKKVALIQNANVRFYAAFMLIGMACIFVYLYISLGL from the coding sequence ATGAGTACAAATTTACTAATATGGATAATCTTAGCACCACTTATTGGTGCAATATTAAATGGTGGTTTATACTTTTATAGTATTAAAAAACAAAAAGTTTCTGAACTCTATTTTGCAGCTATAGGAACAGTTACACCATTTATAGCATTTATTATTACACTTTGCCTATTTTTAAATATGGTAAGTGAAAATATAGTTTATAATCAATACCTATTTACTTGGTTAAATATTGGTTATTTAAACATTGACATGGCACTTTTAGGTGATAATCTATCAATTTTTATGTCAATGTTTGTTACATTTGTTGGTTGGTTAATTCATATTTACGCAGTTGGTTATATGAGAGGTGATGAAGGGTTTGGTAAATTCTTTGCTTACTTTAATCTATTCTTAGCATCTATGTTAATTCTAGTTCTTGCTGATAACCCAATTATTTTATTTATTGGTTGGGAAGGTGTTGGAGTTTGTTCATATCTTTTAATTAAGTTCTATTATGGAAGTAAAGAGAATGTTGAAGCTGCAAATAAAGCATTTATAGTTAATAGAGTAGGTGATTTTGGATTTTTACTAGGAGTTGCAGCACTATTTTTTGCATTAGGAGAAGTTGATTTATCTTTCTCTTCAATTGAAGAAAATTTAACAAATGTTTCAAATGGTTGGTTAATAGTAATTGGTATATTACTATTTGTTGGAGCAATGGGTAAATCAGCTCAAATTCCACTATATACATGGCTTCCAGATGCCATGGCAGGTCCAACTCCAATTTCAGCACTAATTCACGCTGCTACAATGGTTACAGCTGGGGTTTATATGGTTGCAAGATTTCACTTTTTATATAGTGGAATTGAAGAGATTGGAATTTTTATTGCATATATTGGAGCATTTTCAGCTCTTCTTGCTGCAGTTATTGCAACAAGACAAACAGATATTAAAAAGATACTTGCTTACTCAACAATGAGTCAATTAGGTTATATGTTTATAGCTGTTGGTTTAGGTTTCTATGCAAGTGGACTTTTCCATGTATTTACACACGCATTCTTTAAAGCAATGTTATTTATGGGAGCTGGAGGAGTTATTATTGCACTTCACCATGAGCAAAATATATTTAATATTGCAAAACATAGAGCAAAATTACCAATTATATCTGCAACATTTTTAATTGGTGTTATTGCAATATCAGGTATTCCTCCATTTTCTGGATTTTTCTCAAAAGATACAATTCTAGCAGCAGCATTCCAAGAAGGACAATATCTAATTTATGGTTTAGCACTATTTACTGCATTTTTAACAGCATTTTATATGTTTAGACTCTATTTTATTGTATTTGTTGCACCAAATAAAAGCGGTCATAAAGATTATGTATATACAAGTAGAACAATAACTTTCCCTCTTGTAGTTTTAGCAATTGGAGCAGTTGGAGCAGGTTTTTTAAACTTCCCAGCAGTATTTGGTGGAACTCATTTAGTTGATACTTGGTTAAGCTCTCTTAACTCAAAAGCAATTACTTTATCTCATAGTACAGAGTATATATTAATGGCACTTTCAGTAATAGTTGCTGCAAGTGGTATATTTATTGCTTATAAGAAATATGCAAATTATGATTTAGATAAACCAGAGTTAGAGACAGGATTTATTGGAAGAAAACTTTATGTTGATGAGTTATATGATTTACTATTTGTAAAATCTACAAAAGCTCTATCAAGATTTATTGATAAAGTTGTTGACGATAAGATTATTGATGCCTTTATTATGAAGTCTTCAACAAACTTTGTTGAGATTGGTAAAAAAGTTGCATTAATTCAAAATGCAAATGTACGATTCTATGCAGCATTTATGCTAATTGGAATGGCTTGTATATTTGTTTATTTATATATTTCATTAGGGTTATAA
- the nuoK gene encoding NADH-quinone oxidoreductase subunit NuoK encodes MMTLNSFAFISMILFSIGAIGVISRRNIFVVYMSIELMLNAITLFLVTFARYYFDIDPQIITIMVISIAAAEAAIFLSVIILLFRAKRSLDTDIFTSLSQGEKR; translated from the coding sequence ATGATGACACTAAATTCATTCGCATTTATATCAATGATACTTTTTTCAATTGGTGCAATTGGAGTAATATCAAGAAGAAATATATTTGTTGTTTATATGTCAATTGAACTTATGTTAAATGCAATTACACTGTTTTTAGTAACTTTTGCAAGATACTACTTTGATATAGATCCACAAATTATAACTATTATGGTTATATCAATTGCTGCTGCTGAAGCTGCAATATTCTTATCTGTAATTATTCTTCTATTTAGAGCTAAAAGATCACTTGATACAGATATCTTTACATCTTTATCTCAAGGAGAAAAAAGATGA
- a CDS encoding NADH-quinone oxidoreductase subunit J produces the protein MADIIFIALAFFAITGAIAMLVYKSPMYSALGLLITMLSIAGMFALLNATLLFMVQIIVYAGAIMALLLFILMFLNIKDEDLPQEPAKYKLIALGVALMIPLNILVLKAVSNLPSKDLYPIENSDFGDIKPVGMILYNEWIIAFELISILLLIALVGSVVLAKKRDTKLISKGDE, from the coding sequence ATGGCTGATATAATTTTTATTGCTTTAGCATTTTTTGCAATTACAGGTGCAATTGCTATGCTTGTATATAAAAGCCCAATGTATAGTGCATTAGGTCTTCTAATTACAATGTTAAGTATTGCTGGGATGTTCGCACTTTTAAATGCAACACTACTTTTTATGGTTCAAATAATAGTTTATGCAGGAGCTATTATGGCACTACTATTATTTATTTTGATGTTCTTAAATATTAAAGATGAAGATCTTCCACAAGAACCAGCAAAATATAAATTAATAGCTTTGGGTGTAGCTTTAATGATTCCATTAAATATCTTAGTTTTAAAAGCTGTTTCAAATCTTCCATCAAAGGATTTGTATCCAATAGAAAATAGTGATTTTGGAGATATAAAACCTGTTGGAATGATACTTTATAATGAGTGGATTATAGCATTTGAATTAATCTCAATTCTTCTACTAATTGCTCTTGTAGGTTCTGTTGTTCTTGCTAAAAAAAGAGATACAAAACTAATTTCAAAGGGGGATGAATAA
- a CDS encoding NuoI/complex I 23 kDa subunit family protein produces MAVKVVPRYGKSLKDKLFLPAIAGGMKTTFKHFYKNLKDLDNLNTLQYPEVQPSDITERYRGVHRLTKHDDGTEKCVACFMCATACPAECIFIEAEERFDGVDEKRPKEFKIDLLECVFCGYCVEACPCDAIRMDTGIFSFTASTREEFVLDKKALMKNERSKDFE; encoded by the coding sequence ATGGCAGTAAAAGTAGTACCAAGATATGGAAAATCGTTAAAAGATAAGTTATTTCTTCCAGCAATTGCTGGAGGAATGAAGACAACTTTCAAGCACTTCTATAAAAATTTAAAAGATCTTGATAACTTAAATACTTTACAGTATCCAGAGGTTCAGCCAAGTGATATTACTGAAAGATATAGAGGGGTTCATAGACTTACAAAACATGATGATGGAACTGAGAAGTGTGTTGCTTGTTTTATGTGTGCAACTGCTTGTCCAGCTGAGTGTATTTTTATAGAGGCTGAAGAGAGATTTGACGGAGTTGATGAAAAAAGACCAAAAGAGTTTAAAATTGACCTTTTAGAGTGTGTTTTCTGTGGATATTGTGTAGAGGCTTGTCCTTGTGATGCAATTAGAATGGATACTGGAATTTTTTCATTTACAGCTTCTACAAGAGAAGAGTTTGTACTAGATAAAAAAGCTCTTATGAAAAATGAGAGATCAAAGGATTTTGAATAA
- a CDS encoding complex I subunit 1/NuoH family protein has translation MSNTIIILVNIILAVVLAVGLTPVWVWWERRIAGFIQDRSGPNRCNIGPMRLGGLIQALADMLKLVFKEDFTPAHVRHKFFFTVAPVVVFMASFLTFAVIPYADVLVIDGEAHTMQAIPTELGIMWFLAFAGLSVYGIILGGYSSGNKYGLLGSIRASAQVISYEAAMGLALISIIISYGSIHLTDMVNAQTGTYLGVIPMWGIFIQPLAAIIFIVCSFAETNRAPFDLAEGESEIVAGYHTEYSGMKFGLFQVGEYAAMSASSALIVTLLFGGYQIPWMDTASIKENIDYVIMALVILLPIKVFIFTRWMKKNNKAVGNDRSREKETKILTFVFWTLCLGVVALLVSFLTTGLGENGVNIATAVIQVGVFLTKFFLMAFVYIWVRWTLLRVRYDQLQMLGWKVLIPLALLNIVITATFVVVIGN, from the coding sequence ATGAGTAATACAATTATTATTCTAGTAAATATTATCTTAGCCGTAGTTCTTGCAGTTGGACTTACTCCTGTTTGGGTTTGGTGGGAGAGAAGAATTGCTGGATTTATACAAGATAGAAGTGGTCCAAATAGATGTAATATTGGACCTATGAGATTAGGTGGACTAATTCAAGCTTTAGCAGATATGTTAAAGCTTGTTTTTAAAGAGGATTTTACTCCAGCTCATGTAAGACATAAATTCTTTTTTACAGTTGCTCCTGTTGTTGTTTTTATGGCTTCTTTTCTTACATTTGCGGTTATTCCTTATGCTGATGTTTTAGTTATTGATGGAGAAGCTCATACAATGCAAGCAATTCCAACAGAGCTTGGAATTATGTGGTTTTTAGCATTTGCAGGGCTTAGTGTTTATGGAATTATTCTTGGTGGTTACTCATCTGGAAATAAATATGGACTTTTAGGTTCTATTAGAGCTTCAGCACAAGTTATATCTTATGAAGCTGCAATGGGATTAGCTTTGATCTCTATAATTATCTCTTATGGTTCAATTCATCTAACTGATATGGTAAATGCACAAACTGGAACTTATCTTGGAGTTATTCCAATGTGGGGAATTTTTATTCAACCACTTGCTGCAATTATTTTTATTGTTTGTTCATTCGCTGAAACAAATAGAGCTCCATTTGACTTAGCAGAAGGTGAAAGTGAGATTGTTGCTGGATATCATACTGAGTATAGTGGTATGAAATTTGGACTTTTTCAAGTTGGTGAATATGCTGCTATGAGTGCTTCAAGTGCACTAATAGTAACTTTACTTTTTGGTGGATATCAAATCCCTTGGATGGATACAGCTTCTATAAAAGAGAATATTGATTATGTGATTATGGCACTAGTTATTCTTCTTCCTATTAAAGTATTTATATTTACAAGATGGATGAAGAAAAATAATAAAGCTGTAGGAAATGATAGAAGTAGAGAAAAAGAGACAAAAATTTTAACTTTTGTTTTCTGGACATTATGTTTAGGAGTTGTGGCACTTTTAGTTTCATTTTTAACAACAGGTCTTGGAGAAAATGGAGTTAATATTGCAACAGCAGTTATTCAAGTTGGAGTATTTTTAACAAAATTCTTCTTAATGGCATTTGTTTATATTTGGGTTAGATGGACACTATTAAGAGTTAGATATGATCAACTTCAAATGTTAGGATGGAAAGTTTTAATTCCATTAGCACTTTTAAATATAGTAATAACAGCAACATTTGTTGTGGTAATAGGAAATTAA